A window from Neorhizobium sp. NCHU2750 encodes these proteins:
- a CDS encoding LysR family transcriptional regulator: protein MDTSTLIAAYHVLSLGNVREAARILGRPPATVSDALSRLQTQLAVPLTTRAGSRLMPTLEGRRVKHQLKLAADLVERLAGLGGRTAATMPALSMLALSRLVVIGRTGSIRAAASELGMGQPQLTRQVNALEEQIGIRLLERAVSGVTFTGEGNQALDASQELCRLWQHLCEQSDERFRHAARRVRFGVVTPLGWESQIAVDLAMLAADWPRLQPRTALYISSNNADELLTGLDRRQHDLVLLDTDEIPALLDHHVLSRSPLALVGSPNLVRSCDGDIRKLLLNGRLALPSLKSGLRQRFTLLVDDILQPNERAGLIVTEIDSIPVIANLVVRHDYLSLLPLSAIRGMNERIAALRLPSVYDMPLVLAWRREPALYESAMLVANLLGQGATSRNADLADYIGGHLIS from the coding sequence TTGGATACATCCACCCTGATCGCGGCCTATCATGTCCTTTCGCTTGGCAATGTCCGGGAAGCCGCCCGTATTCTTGGGAGGCCACCAGCGACCGTGTCAGATGCATTGTCGCGCCTTCAGACCCAGCTGGCGGTGCCCCTTACGACCAGGGCCGGCAGTCGCCTGATGCCGACCCTGGAGGGCCGGCGCGTCAAGCATCAACTGAAGCTCGCGGCCGATCTCGTGGAGCGACTGGCCGGGCTCGGCGGCCGGACGGCGGCAACGATGCCTGCTCTGTCGATGCTCGCCCTGTCACGCCTGGTGGTGATCGGCCGGACTGGCAGTATCCGGGCCGCAGCAAGCGAACTTGGCATGGGACAGCCGCAGCTGACGCGACAGGTCAACGCTCTGGAAGAGCAGATAGGCATCCGACTTCTGGAACGCGCCGTGTCCGGGGTCACCTTCACCGGAGAGGGCAATCAGGCGCTCGATGCGTCGCAGGAACTTTGCCGTCTCTGGCAACATCTCTGCGAACAGTCCGACGAGCGTTTCCGTCACGCCGCACGCAGGGTCCGCTTTGGGGTCGTCACACCGCTCGGGTGGGAAAGCCAGATCGCGGTCGACCTTGCAATGCTCGCCGCCGACTGGCCTCGGCTGCAGCCGCGCACGGCACTCTATATATCGAGCAACAATGCCGACGAACTGCTCACAGGTCTCGATCGCCGCCAGCATGACCTTGTCCTGCTTGACACGGACGAGATACCGGCCCTGCTCGATCACCACGTTCTTTCCCGCTCCCCGCTTGCGCTTGTCGGCTCTCCGAATCTGGTTCGATCCTGCGATGGCGACATCCGCAAGCTATTGCTCAACGGCAGACTGGCGTTGCCCAGCCTCAAGAGCGGCCTGAGGCAGAGGTTCACCCTTCTTGTCGATGACATTCTGCAGCCGAATGAGCGAGCGGGGCTCATCGTGACCGAAATCGACTCCATCCCGGTCATCGCCAATCTTGTCGTCCGCCACGACTATCTCTCCCTGTTGCCCCTGTCCGCAATACGGGGAATGAATGAGCGTATCGCGGCACTTCGCCTGCCTTCCGTCTATGACATGCCGTTGGTCCTCGCCTGGCGGCGCGAGCCTGCGCTGTACGAATCCGCCATGCTGGTGGCCAATCTTCTCGGCCAAGGCGCAACCAGCAGAAATGCCGATTTGGCGGATTACATCGGTGGACACTTAATCAGCTAG